The following proteins come from a genomic window of Apium graveolens cultivar Ventura unplaced genomic scaffold, ASM990537v1 ctg3353, whole genome shotgun sequence:
- the LOC141701107 gene encoding uncharacterized protein LOC141701107 yields the protein MESNTLDRVSDMLEGTEWHLCPTNHVLAIELRHQCSSIIPLRRDRILWNNFIGPVSLSHMWDTLRTRAVAPSWIKLVWHKYAVPKFSINLWLIMTQRLLTRDRMVRFGFNVNPDCFLCNDRETHEHLFINCAYAQQILKECPIPISLSWQAFQNGNITQGNVDAIRKKFVSLYVATTFHFVWAERNKRNHASGPPRMANQLINDIKARIRETLYSNISFQQEIKKDMTLQILLF from the coding sequence ATGGAGTCCAACACTTTAGATAGAGTCTCTGATATGCTAGAAGGCACTGAATGGCATCTCTGTCCTACTAACCATGTTCTAGCAATAGAATTGAGACATCAGTGCTCTTCTATTATTCCCTTGCGCCGAGATCGAATCCTGTGGAATAACTTTATAGGGCCTGTTTCCTTATCTCATATGTGGGATACTTTACGAACTCGAGCGGTGGCACCTAGTTGGATTAAACTGGTATGGCACAAATATGCGGTTCCGAAGTTCTCCATTAATTTGTGGCTAATTATGACACAAAGATTGTTGACTCGAGACCGAATGGTTAGATTTGGGTTTAATGTCAACCCTGATTGCTTCCTCTGTAATGACAGGGAGACTCATGAGCATTTATTTATTAACTGTGCTTATGCGCAACAAATCTTGAAAGAATGTCCAATTCCCATCTCACTCAGTTGGCAAGCTTTTCAAAATGGTAATATCACTCAAGGCAACGTGGACGCTATAAGGAAAAAATTTGTCTCATTATATGTGGCAACCACCTTCCATTTCGTTTGGGCAGAAAGAAACAAGAGGAATCATGCAAGTGGGCCTCCACGTATGGCAAATCAACTGATTAATGACATTAAGGCTCGAATTAGAGAAACATTGTACTCCAATATTTCCTTTCAGCAGGAAATTAAAAAGGACATGACTTTGCAGATTTTATTGTTTTAA